A genomic window from Passer domesticus isolate bPasDom1 unplaced genomic scaffold, bPasDom1.hap1 HAP1_SCAFFOLD_367, whole genome shotgun sequence includes:
- the LOC135292452 gene encoding feather keratin Cos1-2-like → MSCCKPCDPCCQPCGPCPLASSCNECCVRQCQSSHVAIQPPAVLVTLPGAILSSSPQNTAVGSSTSAAVGSILSSQGVPISSGGFDISCITNCFGGSRCRPC, encoded by the coding sequence ATGTCCTGCTGCAAGCCCTGCGAcccttgctgccagccctgcggcccctgcccgctggccagcagctgcaatgagtgctgtgtcaggcagtgccagagctcccaCGTTGCCATTCAGCcgcctgctgtgctggtgaccctgcccggcgccatcctcagctcctccccacAGAACACCGCCGTGggatcctccacctctgctgctgttggcagcatcctcagctctcagggagtgcccatcagctctgggggcttTGACATCTCCTGCATCACCAACTGCTTTGGTGGCAGCAGATGCCGTCCCTGCTAA